One Peterkaempfera bronchialis DNA window includes the following coding sequences:
- a CDS encoding ACP S-malonyltransferase: MLVLVAPGQGAQAPGFLAPWLEVDGVADRLHWWSAVAGLDLVHYGTEASAEEIKDTAVAQPLLVAAGLAAIHTLLPDAALGQVGAVAGHSVGEITTAVAAGVLTAESAMAFVRQRGLAMADAAAVTETGMTVVLGGDADEVTVKLAEHGLTAANNNGGGQLVAAGTLEQLAAFKADPPAGARLMPLSVAGAFHTHHMAPGVEALAKLAPGIPTADPATAYVSNRDGEVVKTGAEVLARLVSQVSNPVRWDLCMEALRELGATCVIEVPPAGTLTNLVKRNLKGVETLALKTPADLEKARELVAKHGEPIRLPATEGVNA, from the coding sequence GTGCTCGTACTCGTCGCTCCCGGACAGGGTGCCCAGGCCCCCGGCTTTCTCGCTCCCTGGCTCGAAGTGGACGGTGTAGCCGATCGGCTGCACTGGTGGTCCGCCGTTGCCGGGCTGGACCTGGTGCACTACGGCACCGAGGCGTCCGCCGAGGAGATCAAGGACACCGCGGTGGCGCAGCCGCTGCTGGTCGCCGCCGGGCTCGCCGCCATCCACACGCTGCTTCCGGACGCCGCCCTCGGGCAGGTCGGCGCGGTGGCCGGCCACAGTGTGGGCGAGATCACCACCGCCGTGGCGGCGGGCGTGCTGACCGCCGAGTCGGCGATGGCCTTCGTCCGGCAGCGCGGGCTGGCCATGGCCGACGCCGCCGCCGTCACCGAGACGGGGATGACCGTGGTCCTCGGCGGCGACGCCGACGAGGTGACGGTCAAGCTCGCCGAGCACGGCCTGACCGCCGCGAACAACAACGGCGGCGGCCAGCTGGTCGCGGCCGGCACCCTGGAGCAGCTCGCCGCGTTCAAGGCGGACCCGCCCGCCGGGGCGCGGCTGATGCCGCTGAGCGTGGCCGGCGCCTTCCACACCCACCACATGGCTCCGGGCGTCGAGGCGCTGGCGAAGCTGGCCCCCGGCATCCCCACCGCCGACCCGGCCACCGCCTATGTCTCCAACCGGGACGGCGAGGTCGTCAAGACCGGCGCCGAGGTGCTGGCCCGCCTGGTCTCCCAGGTCTCCAACCCGGTCCGCTGGGACCTGTGCATGGAGGCCCTGCGGGAGCTGGGCGCGACCTGCGTCATCGAGGTGCCGCCGGCCGGCACCCTCACCAACCTGGTCAAGCGCAACCTCAAGGGCGTCGAGACCCTTGCCCTCAAGACCCCCGCCGACCTGGAGAAGGCCCGCGAGCTGGTCGCCAAGCACGGCGAGCCGATCCGGCTGCCCGCCACGGAAGGCGTGAACGCATGA
- a CDS encoding beta-ketoacyl-ACP synthase III has translation MTESSGATPSIRPSRGADFSRIHGVGGYRPVRVIPNEEVLQWIDSSDEWIRTRSGITERRWAGPEESVSEMSVQAAGKAIAQAGIAPEQVGAVVVSTVSHLKQTPAIATEISHRLGCGTAAAFDISAACAGFGYGLSLADGMIRAGSAEYVLVIGVERLSDLTDTSDRSTAFIFGDGAGAVVVGPSDRPGIGKVIWGSDGSQADVISQTHAWDTAFAKEDAVNGTGSEVKWPALRMEGQTVFRWAVWEMAKVAQQALDAAGVTADQLGAFIPHQANMRITDAMIKALKLPASVPVARDIAETGNTSAASIPLAMERMLASGEAKSGDLALVIGFGAGLVYAAAVVTLP, from the coding sequence ATGACAGAGAGCAGCGGCGCGACACCGAGCATCCGGCCCAGCCGGGGCGCGGACTTCTCGCGGATCCACGGCGTGGGCGGCTACCGCCCGGTGCGGGTGATCCCCAACGAGGAGGTCCTCCAGTGGATCGACTCCTCGGACGAGTGGATCCGCACCCGCAGCGGCATCACCGAGCGCCGCTGGGCGGGCCCGGAGGAGAGCGTCTCGGAGATGTCGGTGCAGGCGGCGGGCAAGGCCATCGCCCAGGCCGGCATCGCGCCCGAGCAGGTCGGCGCGGTGGTGGTCTCCACCGTCTCGCACCTCAAGCAGACCCCGGCCATCGCCACCGAGATCTCGCACCGGCTGGGCTGCGGCACCGCCGCCGCCTTCGACATCTCGGCCGCCTGCGCGGGCTTCGGCTACGGCCTGAGCCTGGCCGACGGCATGATCCGCGCCGGCAGCGCCGAGTATGTGCTGGTGATCGGCGTCGAGCGGCTGAGCGACCTGACCGACACCTCGGACCGCTCCACCGCCTTCATCTTCGGCGACGGTGCGGGCGCCGTGGTCGTCGGACCGTCCGACCGGCCCGGTATCGGCAAGGTCATCTGGGGCTCGGACGGCTCCCAGGCGGACGTCATCTCGCAGACCCATGCCTGGGACACCGCCTTCGCCAAGGAGGACGCGGTCAACGGCACCGGCAGCGAGGTGAAGTGGCCGGCGCTGCGGATGGAGGGCCAGACGGTCTTCCGCTGGGCGGTGTGGGAGATGGCCAAGGTCGCCCAGCAGGCGCTGGACGCGGCCGGGGTCACCGCCGACCAGCTCGGCGCGTTCATCCCCCACCAGGCCAACATGCGGATCACGGATGCCATGATCAAGGCGCTGAAGCTGCCGGCGTCCGTGCCCGTCGCGCGCGACATCGCCGAGACCGGCAACACCTCGGCGGCGTCCATCCCGCTCGCCATGGAGCGGATGCTCGCCTCCGGCGAGGCGAAGAGCGGCGACCTCGCCCTGGTCATCGGGTTCGGGGCGGGTCTCGTCTACGCTGCCGCAGTCGTTACCCTCCCGTAA
- a CDS encoding acyl carrier protein, with product MATKDEVLAGLAEIVNEIAGIPTEDVELDKSFTDDLDVDSLSMVEVVVAAEERFDCKIPDDEVKNLKTVGDAVEYILANS from the coding sequence ATGGCTACCAAGGACGAGGTCCTGGCAGGTCTCGCCGAGATCGTCAACGAGATCGCCGGCATCCCCACCGAGGACGTCGAGCTGGACAAGTCCTTCACCGACGACCTGGACGTCGACTCGCTCTCCATGGTCGAGGTCGTCGTCGCCGCCGAGGAGCGCTTCGACTGCAAGATCCCGGACGACGAGGTGAAGAACCTCAAGACCGTGGGCGACGCCGTCGAGTACATCCTCGCCAACAGCTGA